A genomic stretch from Nocardia wallacei includes:
- a CDS encoding class II fumarate hydratase, whose product MTDDQTQYRIEHDTMGEVRVPVHALWRAQTQRAVENFPISGRGLERAQIRALGLLKAACATVNKNLGLLDATKANAIVAAATEIAEGRHDDQFPIDVFQTGSGTSSNMNANEVIAGLAAGSGITVHPNDDVNMSQSSNDTFPTATHLAATEAVVKDLIPALDHLRLRLLDKSTEWRTVVKSGRTHLMDAVPVTLGQEFGGYTRQVQAGMERLIATLPRLGELPIGGTAVGTGLNAPAGFGAEVVAELRKSTGLDELTEAQDHFEAQAARDGLVEVSGALRTVAISLTKIANDIRWMGSGPLTGLAEIQLPDLQPGSSIMPGKVNPVLPEAVTQVAAQVIGNDAAIAWGGGNGAFELNVYIPMMARNVLESIRLLANVSRLFADKCVAGLTADTERLRRLAESSPSIVTPLNSAIGYEEAAAVAKEALKEHKTIRQAVVDRGLIGDKLSEAELDRRLDVLSMAKVDGEK is encoded by the coding sequence ATGACCGACGACCAGACGCAGTACCGCATCGAACACGACACCATGGGCGAGGTCCGCGTACCGGTGCACGCGCTGTGGCGCGCGCAGACCCAGCGAGCCGTCGAGAATTTCCCGATCAGCGGCCGCGGCTTGGAGCGCGCCCAGATCCGCGCGCTCGGCCTGCTGAAGGCGGCCTGCGCCACGGTGAACAAGAACCTCGGCCTGCTCGACGCCACCAAGGCGAACGCCATCGTCGCCGCGGCCACCGAGATCGCCGAGGGCCGCCACGACGACCAGTTTCCGATCGATGTGTTCCAGACCGGTTCGGGCACCAGCTCCAATATGAACGCCAACGAGGTCATCGCCGGCCTGGCCGCCGGTAGCGGTATCACGGTGCATCCCAACGACGACGTGAACATGTCGCAGTCGTCCAACGACACCTTCCCCACGGCCACCCATCTGGCCGCCACCGAGGCCGTGGTGAAGGACCTGATTCCGGCCCTCGACCATCTGCGGCTGCGGCTGCTGGACAAGTCCACCGAGTGGCGGACCGTGGTGAAGTCGGGCCGCACCCATCTGATGGACGCGGTACCGGTCACGCTGGGGCAGGAGTTCGGCGGCTACACCCGGCAGGTGCAGGCGGGGATGGAGCGCCTGATCGCGACGCTGCCCCGGCTGGGCGAGCTGCCCATCGGCGGCACCGCGGTCGGCACCGGGTTGAACGCGCCCGCCGGTTTCGGCGCCGAAGTCGTTGCGGAACTGCGCAAGTCGACCGGCCTCGACGAGTTGACCGAGGCGCAGGACCATTTCGAGGCGCAGGCCGCGCGCGACGGCCTGGTGGAGGTGTCGGGCGCGCTGCGCACGGTCGCGATCAGCCTCACCAAGATCGCCAACGACATTCGCTGGATGGGCTCGGGCCCGCTGACCGGCCTGGCCGAGATCCAGCTGCCCGATCTGCAGCCCGGGTCCTCGATCATGCCCGGCAAGGTGAATCCGGTACTGCCCGAGGCGGTTACGCAGGTGGCGGCGCAGGTGATCGGCAACGACGCCGCGATCGCCTGGGGCGGCGGCAACGGCGCCTTCGAACTGAACGTCTACATCCCGATGATGGCGCGCAACGTGCTCGAGTCGATCCGCCTGCTGGCCAATGTGTCCCGGCTGTTCGCCGACAAGTGTGTCGCGGGCCTGACCGCGGACACCGAACGGCTGCGCCGGCTGGCCGAGTCCTCCCCGTCCATCGTCACGCCGCTGAACTCCGCCATCGGTTACGAGGAGGCGGCCGCGGTGGCGAAGGAAGCGCTGAAGGAGCACAAGACCATTCGGCAGGCCGTCGTCGACCGCGGCCTCATCGGCGACAAGTTGTCCGAGGCGGAGCTGGATCGGCGGCTCGATGTGCTGTCGATGGCGAAGGTGGACGGCGAGAAGTAA
- a CDS encoding zf-TFIIB domain-containing protein translates to MQCPKCHGFMQTYNRSGVQIEQCTNCRGIFLDYGELEHLTNLGSGFGAPPPPGPAWGAQHYGHGHKHHKRGFGKMLFSS, encoded by the coding sequence ATGCAGTGCCCGAAATGTCACGGTTTCATGCAGACCTACAACCGCAGCGGTGTGCAGATCGAACAGTGCACCAACTGCCGCGGCATCTTCCTGGACTACGGTGAGCTCGAGCATCTGACCAACCTCGGCTCCGGCTTCGGCGCGCCGCCTCCGCCGGGCCCGGCGTGGGGCGCACAGCACTACGGCCACGGCCACAAGCACCACAAACGTGGCTTCGGCAAGATGCTGTTCTCCTCCTGA
- a CDS encoding phosphotransferase, which yields MAPGGLFAELTRVARAAGAEGTPEVLSDRADGQVVRVGDLAVKAHPADTDLGALRARLRTAGGTPLRDILVPPRTIHGDLLCVVHERPITAWPYGIPVDPGDPDAAPWEQSAALLAGLHRIAFTLDQSSEGSQHIGHPDRPPHSFPAAGAPARVHRAIARLRAAHSHPAATTAVLRAYDNLPALDAAPKTLVHGDFHLGQLVRLPGGGPAEPPADVHSAGHHTAPKGPFRARAPHTGPEPQCGGVPPHAANDGQLRNSVPARLVRTPEAGENRWRLIDIDDLGLGDPVWDLARPAGYFAAGILEPLAWQRFLDAYRLGEGPAVPPGGDEWAVLDVPARAVVVQAAALAVAKTAAAPDDIDIALIDACVRMTALPYGG from the coding sequence ATGGCGCCCGGCGGCCTGTTCGCCGAACTGACCCGCGTGGCCCGGGCGGCCGGTGCCGAGGGAACCCCCGAGGTGCTGTCCGACCGGGCCGACGGCCAGGTCGTCCGCGTGGGCGACCTGGCCGTCAAGGCGCACCCCGCCGACACCGACCTAGGCGCCCTGCGCGCCCGGCTCCGAACAGCGGGCGGGACACCACTACGCGACATCCTCGTACCACCGCGGACGATCCACGGCGACCTGCTGTGCGTCGTCCACGAACGCCCGATCACGGCCTGGCCCTACGGCATCCCCGTCGACCCAGGCGACCCCGATGCCGCTCCCTGGGAGCAGAGCGCGGCCCTGCTCGCCGGCCTGCACCGAATCGCATTCACCCTGGACCAGAGCTCTGAAGGCTCGCAGCACATCGGTCACCCGGATCGCCCGCCCCATTCCTTCCCGGCGGCCGGTGCTCCGGCCCGTGTGCACCGCGCGATCGCCCGGCTGCGCGCCGCCCACTCCCACCCGGCCGCCACCACCGCCGTACTGCGCGCCTACGACAACCTCCCCGCCCTGGACGCCGCACCGAAGACGCTGGTACACGGCGATTTTCACCTCGGCCAGCTGGTCCGCCTGCCGGGCGGCGGGCCCGCCGAACCACCGGCCGACGTGCATTCCGCAGGACACCACACCGCACCGAAGGGGCCGTTCCGCGCTCGTGCACCACACACCGGCCCGGAACCGCAATGCGGCGGCGTCCCGCCACACGCGGCGAACGACGGGCAGCTCCGAAACTCCGTGCCAGCACGACTGGTTCGCACCCCGGAGGCGGGGGAAAACCGTTGGCGGCTCATAGATATCGACGATCTGGGGCTGGGCGACCCGGTGTGGGACCTGGCACGGCCCGCGGGTTACTTCGCCGCGGGGATCCTCGAACCCCTTGCCTGGCAGCGCTTTCTGGACGCGTACCGGCTCGGCGAGGGTCCGGCGGTGCCGCCGGGCGGCGACGAGTGGGCCGTGCTCGACGTCCCGGCGCGGGCGGTGGTGGTACAGGCCGCGGCGCTCGCGGTGGCGAAGACCGCTGCGGCACCGGACGATATCGACATCGCGTTGATCGATGCCTGCGTGCGCATGACGGCGCTCCCGTATGGTGGGTGA